One window of the Anopheles cruzii chromosome 2, idAnoCruzAS_RS32_06, whole genome shotgun sequence genome contains the following:
- the LOC128275724 gene encoding uncharacterized protein LOC128275724, which yields MLNSETGEMEYESGGAYRDRERIYLDKETGEVSSYRAEPDVRRPRSKFLVPKQYLRNQCGIVARKPVASTAAPSVACASMACRQKMIPMTKEEVTVGYKCSAHLLYLLPLFFMTPKLFALLISFVEVMLHMWAHRKNGAGGRRQDVYFRSPMHVVTRNFCEICRHEQLMGRVGKLQDGRMKQMQNYFRRVTRNIA from the exons atgttgAACAGTGAAACGGGCGAGATGGAGTACGAGTCCGGTGGAGcgtaccgggaccgggagcgcATCTACCTGGACAAGGAGACGGGCGAAGTGAGCAGCTACCGGGCGGAACCGGACGTACGACGCCCCCGGTCCAAGTTCCTCGTCCCGAAGCAGTACCTGCGCAACCAGTGCGGCATTGTGGCGCGCAAACCGGTGGCCTCCACGGCGGCCCCGAGCGTGGCCTGCGCGTCCATGGCCTGCCGGCAAAAGATGATTCCGATGACGAAGGAG GAGGTCACGGTCGGCTACAAATGTAGCGCCCATCTGCTCTACCTTCTGCCGCTGTTCTTCATGACGCCGAAGCTGTTCGCGTTGCTCATTTCCTTCGTGGAAGTCATGCTGCACATGTGGGCGCACCGGAAGAACggggccggcggccgccgccaggacgTGTACTTCCGCAGCCCGATGCACGTGGTGACGCGCAATTTCTGCGAAATCTGCCGCCACGAGCAGCTGATGGGCCGCGTCGGAAAGCTGCAGGATGGCCGGATGAAGCAGATGCAGAACTACTTCCGGAGGGTTACCCGAAACATTGCCTGA
- the LOC128275709 gene encoding zinc finger protein 34-like isoform X2 — protein MRCCIIDCETDDQIVSQTSVFFVSFPNTEALREQWLDALGVHEPDQIQALMAGDVKICSNHFQKHCFDIHPRFNFRFLRPDAIPTIFPALQAEKEDDEHDSPLLLDIALPETTDEGYLMFLQEPKVPPIDWDSPEVNKVPDLAIENDADEEVPEAEEEIGILSANGNYYFLKMDPGSGGMQTDTTVDAVAEDVEDASAPVHRDGCDDVEAQIEGTVIKVAEQQTVTDEDTTEEGARSVSQIPSSSDEESEACRTEYLTEFFGIAGAVHEDRMSISSQEYDSIEALDEVSVRGNSWRMRTPPPRTRPERVDRHFCADCGKGFPYRSSLKKHELVHNGEKPHACDICGRRFSQKNNLKAHMAVHTGEHPERCHECGECGLKFLRFSALKTHQKVHKRHFPYECHACQERFSDVTKLYQHVRVGHRHETTMRECLNTIVQNENVVVINKLTDTKMEAHQEDGFFWCPVCDVSFKYRSGMRKHMRKNHPTVYTCSYCCVNFPYKSLLLKHMTVHTGEKPFRCDFCDAMFSQKTNRDAHMLRKHQPELQQTKRESHKCSSCGSVFLRATMLKKHSCRHPIRRKRNRTAQANQPGGADASGSERNQTAQDIDETSEVQLFDPEQYIVEDGISDVGPLNDEIGISEALC, from the exons ATGAGGTGCTGTATTATCGACTGTGAAACGGACGACCAGATTGTGAGCCAGACGTCCGTGTTTTTCGTCAG CTTTCCAAACACTGAAGCCCTGCGCGAGCAATGGCTAGATGCGTTGGGTGTACACGAACCCGACCAGATACAGGCCCTCATGGCCGGGGACGTAAAAATATGCAGCAACCACTTCCAGAAGCATTGTTTCGACATTCACCCGCGGTTCAACTTCCGGTTCCTGCGGCCCGATGCCATTCCCACGATCTTTCCAGCACTGCAAGCCGAAAAAGAGGACGACGAACATGATAGCCCGCTTCTGTTGGACATTGCGCTGCCCGAAACCACCGACGAGGGGTACTTGATGTTCTTGCAAGAGCCAAAAGTACCGCCGATTGACTGGGACAGTCCCGAAGTGAACAAAGTGCCGGATTTGGCGATTGAGAATGATGCGGATGAGGAagtaccggaagcggaagaagagATTGGCATATTGTCAGCGAACGGTAACTACTATTTCCTCAAAATGGATCCCGGATCGGGCGGCATGCAGACGGACACGACGGTGGACGCCGTGGCGGAGGATGTCGAAGATGCCagtgcaccggtgcaccgcgATGGCTGCGACGATGTGGAAGCGCAGATTGAGGGTACGGTCATAAAAGTGGCCGAGCAGCAGACCGTTACGGACGAAGACACCACTGAAGAAGGTGCTCGGTCCGTTTCGCAGATACCGAGCAGCTCAGACGAGGAATCCGAGGCCTGTCGGACGGAGTACTTGACGGAGTTTTTTGGGATAGCCGGTGCAGTCCATGAAGATCGAATGTCCATTTCATCGCAAGAGTACGATTCCATCGAGGCACTGGACGAAGTGTCCGTACGAGGGAACAGTTGGAGAATGCGAACCCCACCGCCCCGTACACGCCCCGAGCGCGTTGAT CGTCACTTTTGCGCCGACTGCGGCAAAGGATTTCCGTACCGCAGCTCGCTTAAGAAGCACGAACTCGTACACAACGGTGAGAAACCTCACGCATGCGATATTTGTGGGCGAAG AttttcgcaaaaaaacaacctcAAAGCGCACATGGCGGTCCACACGGGCGAACATCCAGAACGGTGCCACGAGTGTGGGGAGTGTGGATTAAAGTTTCTTCGCTTCAGCGCACTGAAGACGCACCAGAAGGTGCACAAGCGTCACTTTCCGTACGAGTGTCACGCGTGCCAGGAGCGGTTCTCTGACGTGACCAAGCTGTACCAGCACGTCCGAGTTGGGCACCGACACGAGACGACGATGCGCGAATGTTTGAACACGATCGTCCAAAACGAAAACGTGGTCGTGATCAATAAGCTCACCGACACGAAAATGGAGGCTCATCAGGAGGACGGTTTCTTTTGGTGCCCAGTTTGTGACGTGTCCTTCAAGTACCGGTCGGGAATGCGCAAGCACATGCGTAAAAATCACCCCACAGTGTACACCTGCAGCTACTGTTGCGTCAACTTTCCGTACAAAAGTTTGCTGCTGAAGCACATGACGGTGCACACGGGCGAGAAACCGTTTCGGTGCGATTTCTGCGATGCCATGTTCTCGCAGAAAACCAACCGGGACGCCCACATGTTGCGCAAACACCAGCCAGAGCTGCAGCAGACCAAGCGGGAAAGTCACAAGTGCTCTAGTTGTGGCAGTGTCTTCTTGAGGGCCACTATGCTGAAGAAGCACTCGTGTCGTCACCCGATCCGTAGGAAACGGAACAGGACAGCTCAAGCGAACCAACCTGGCGGTGCAGATGCAAGCGGGTCGGAACGGAACCAGACAGCTCAAGACATCGACGAGACATCGGAGGTGCAGCTATTCGACCCCGAGCAGTACATCGTGGAGGATG GCATTTCAGATGTTGGCCCTTTGAACGACGAAATCGGCATCTCGGAGGCACTCTGTTGA
- the LOC128275709 gene encoding zinc finger protein 34-like isoform X1 — MRCCIIDCETDDQIVSQTSVFFVSFPNTEALREQWLDALGVHEPDQIQALMAGDVKICSNHFQKHCFDIHPRFNFRFLRPDAIPTIFPALQAEKEDDEHDSPLLLDIALPETTDEGYLMFLQEPKVPPIDWDSPEVNKVPDLAIENDADEEVPEAEEEIGILSANGNYYFLKMDPGSGGMQTDTTVDAVAEDVEDASAPVHRDGCDDVEAQIEGTVIKVAEQQTVTDEDTTEEGARSVSQIPSSSDEESEACRTEYLTEFFGIAGAVHEDRMSISSQEYDSIEALDEVSVRGNSWRMRTPPPRTRPERVDRHFCADCGKGFPYRSSLKKHELVHNGEKPHACDICGRRFSQKNNLKAHMAVHTGEHPERCHECGECGLKFLRFSALKTHQKVHKRHFPYECHACQERFSDVTKLYQHVRVGHRHETTMRECLNTIVQNENVVVINKLTDTKMEAHQEDGFFWCPVCDVSFKYRSGMRKHMRKNHPTVYTCSYCCVNFPYKSLLLKHMTVHTGEKPFRCDFCDAMFSQKTNRDAHMLRKHQPELQQTKRESHKCSSCGSVFLRATMLKKHSCRHPIRRKRNRTAQANQPGGADASGSERNQTAQDIDETSEVQLFDPEQYIVEDEGISDVGPLNDEIGISEALC, encoded by the exons ATGAGGTGCTGTATTATCGACTGTGAAACGGACGACCAGATTGTGAGCCAGACGTCCGTGTTTTTCGTCAG CTTTCCAAACACTGAAGCCCTGCGCGAGCAATGGCTAGATGCGTTGGGTGTACACGAACCCGACCAGATACAGGCCCTCATGGCCGGGGACGTAAAAATATGCAGCAACCACTTCCAGAAGCATTGTTTCGACATTCACCCGCGGTTCAACTTCCGGTTCCTGCGGCCCGATGCCATTCCCACGATCTTTCCAGCACTGCAAGCCGAAAAAGAGGACGACGAACATGATAGCCCGCTTCTGTTGGACATTGCGCTGCCCGAAACCACCGACGAGGGGTACTTGATGTTCTTGCAAGAGCCAAAAGTACCGCCGATTGACTGGGACAGTCCCGAAGTGAACAAAGTGCCGGATTTGGCGATTGAGAATGATGCGGATGAGGAagtaccggaagcggaagaagagATTGGCATATTGTCAGCGAACGGTAACTACTATTTCCTCAAAATGGATCCCGGATCGGGCGGCATGCAGACGGACACGACGGTGGACGCCGTGGCGGAGGATGTCGAAGATGCCagtgcaccggtgcaccgcgATGGCTGCGACGATGTGGAAGCGCAGATTGAGGGTACGGTCATAAAAGTGGCCGAGCAGCAGACCGTTACGGACGAAGACACCACTGAAGAAGGTGCTCGGTCCGTTTCGCAGATACCGAGCAGCTCAGACGAGGAATCCGAGGCCTGTCGGACGGAGTACTTGACGGAGTTTTTTGGGATAGCCGGTGCAGTCCATGAAGATCGAATGTCCATTTCATCGCAAGAGTACGATTCCATCGAGGCACTGGACGAAGTGTCCGTACGAGGGAACAGTTGGAGAATGCGAACCCCACCGCCCCGTACACGCCCCGAGCGCGTTGAT CGTCACTTTTGCGCCGACTGCGGCAAAGGATTTCCGTACCGCAGCTCGCTTAAGAAGCACGAACTCGTACACAACGGTGAGAAACCTCACGCATGCGATATTTGTGGGCGAAG AttttcgcaaaaaaacaacctcAAAGCGCACATGGCGGTCCACACGGGCGAACATCCAGAACGGTGCCACGAGTGTGGGGAGTGTGGATTAAAGTTTCTTCGCTTCAGCGCACTGAAGACGCACCAGAAGGTGCACAAGCGTCACTTTCCGTACGAGTGTCACGCGTGCCAGGAGCGGTTCTCTGACGTGACCAAGCTGTACCAGCACGTCCGAGTTGGGCACCGACACGAGACGACGATGCGCGAATGTTTGAACACGATCGTCCAAAACGAAAACGTGGTCGTGATCAATAAGCTCACCGACACGAAAATGGAGGCTCATCAGGAGGACGGTTTCTTTTGGTGCCCAGTTTGTGACGTGTCCTTCAAGTACCGGTCGGGAATGCGCAAGCACATGCGTAAAAATCACCCCACAGTGTACACCTGCAGCTACTGTTGCGTCAACTTTCCGTACAAAAGTTTGCTGCTGAAGCACATGACGGTGCACACGGGCGAGAAACCGTTTCGGTGCGATTTCTGCGATGCCATGTTCTCGCAGAAAACCAACCGGGACGCCCACATGTTGCGCAAACACCAGCCAGAGCTGCAGCAGACCAAGCGGGAAAGTCACAAGTGCTCTAGTTGTGGCAGTGTCTTCTTGAGGGCCACTATGCTGAAGAAGCACTCGTGTCGTCACCCGATCCGTAGGAAACGGAACAGGACAGCTCAAGCGAACCAACCTGGCGGTGCAGATGCAAGCGGGTCGGAACGGAACCAGACAGCTCAAGACATCGACGAGACATCGGAGGTGCAGCTATTCGACCCCGAGCAGTACATCGTGGAGGATG AAGGCATTTCAGATGTTGGCCCTTTGAACGACGAAATCGGCATCTCGGAGGCACTCTGTTGA
- the LOC128278326 gene encoding uncharacterized protein LOC128278326 encodes MAFSCTLCGLGPRVTVFVIGTITMVFALLMVGLATTAILAHNCEIDMTESREAYGLYLFYFRSEDCGEIDLRYLGIDVPPQFPQLLVPDTTEAVQRTYVFALVAVALHGALAVTTVLLFGTMCVSCLGRGCVVFGFYPWILAMFLVLALDVTGFVVYLIDFINVMDVDGALDLLEIQNSEMVRDVFEEIDSIYLVAPSLLMWITFSKGVIFWFMFLIFVFVIISMSMRLWKENKPAPPYNNNQAMQPRQVVHPTSPPPTDLDDTRNESTRYMDQAPQQQMASFQPPAMQHPQIYPVLPPSNQQPQTPQLPPPAGVNMRRTVEPLNDVNELHQDESPPYQPPAQDANALPLHTRLTIDPYTDKRFSYLPGQPVPFSYLAGPPPGSSPRSSVNPPPEVRNQLPWSYFAAAGDDKKPGGRHRLTTTLTEQKEFPGEEKQAPTVKVSSLADDRSSVTTDEGKWSGPEYKY; translated from the exons ATGGCGTTCAGCTGCACGCTCTGTGGACTGGGCCCACGGGTGACGGTTTTTGTCATCGGGACCATAACGATG GTATTCGCCTTGCTAATGGTTGGCTTAGCTACGACCGCAATACTGGCCCACAACTGCGAGATCGATATGACCGAGTCGAGGGAAGCGTACGGTCtctatttgttttacttcCGGT CCGAAGACTGTGGTGAGATCGATCTCCGGTACCTGGGGATCGATGTTCCACCGCAATTTCCACAACTACTGGTCCCCGACACGACGGAAGCTGTTCAGCGAACCTATGTGTTTGCGCTCGTGGCCGTTGCACTGCACGGTGCCCTAGCCGTAACGACGGTCCTGCTGTTCG GTACCATGTGCGTTTCGTGTTTGGGACGAGGATGCGTCGTGTTTGGATTCTACCCCTGGATACTGGCGATGTTCCTGGTGCTGGCTCTCGACGTAACCGGATTCGTGGTGTATTTGATAGATTTCATCAACGTTATG GACGTTGATGGAGCGCTCGATTTGCTGGAAATACAGAACTCGGAAATGGTGCGCGATGTGTTTGAAGAGATAGACAGCATTTACCTGGTCGCGCCTTCGCTACTGATGTGGATTACGTTCAGTAAAGGAGTGATATTTTGGTTCATGTTCCTGATTTTCGTGTTCGTCATCATCAGTATGTCGATGCGTCTGTGGAAAGAGAATAAGCCGGCTCCGCcgtacaacaacaaccaggCAATGCAACCACGCCAGGTGGTGCACCCAACCAGTCCTCCGCCGACCGATCTGGACGACACACGGAACGAATCAACCCGCTACATGGACCAGGCACCCCAGCAGCAGATGGCCTCGTTCCAACCGCCAGCAATGCAGCATCCACAAATCTATCCGGTGTTGCCACCGTCCAACCAGCAGCCCCAGACGCCGCAGCTTCCACCGCCCGCCGGTGTCAACATGCGCCGCACGGTCGAACCACTGAACGATGTCAACGAACTGCACCAGGACGAAAGTCCGCCATATCAACCACCGGCACAGGACGCCAATGCCCTTCCTCTGCACACGCGACTTACAATCGATCCGTACACCGACAAGCGGTTCTCCTATCTACCGGGTCAGCCGGTTCCGTTCTCATACCTGGCAGGACCACCGCCCGGAAGTAGTCCGCGCAGCTCGGTGAATCCACCACCGGAGGTGCGCAATCAGTTACCGTGGTCTTACtttgcggcggccggcgatgaCAAGAAACCTGGCGGCCGGCACCGGCTAACGACCACCTTGACGGAGCAGAAAGAGTTTCCGGGAGAAGAGAAACAGGCCCCGACCGTGAAAGTGAGCTCGCTCGCAGATGATCGATCCAGTGTAACGACGGACGAAGGAA AGTGGAGCGGACCCGAGTACAAATACTAG